In the Desulfosporosinus acidiphilus SJ4 genome, GGCAGAGGTACTTTTTGAATAACGAGAAGGCTTAACCCCATCTGAATTCGATCGCCTGGAGCCACCGTCTGATGTGTAATTCTTTGCCCATTGACAAAAGAACCATTGGTGCTCCCCAAATCATCGAGCCACCATCCGTTCTGCCCTGGCGTGATCTTTAAATGCCGCCTGGAAACCTCGGGATCATGGAGCACAATGTCACATTGCCCATGACGGCCAATAAACACATCATGATCCCCTAATTTAAACGATTGACCTTTATCCGGTCCCTCAATAATTTCGAGAAAATAATCGGAAATCCTTCCTGGACTGTCTGCTTCCCTGGAGTTTGTCGTGACACTTTCTCGGAAAATGGTCGTGTTTTCTCGCCAATTCGATTCTTTCTGAAACTCATTTTCGTTTTCCTCTTCATCTTCCCAGTCTACTTCAATAGAATCGTCAAAATCCACCTCAACAATCATTTCTCTGGGTTGAACGGTATCATCAGAATGCAGTTCAATAGCTGGTTTAGACAAGAAGGTATATCCTTCACGTGTAGCCTCAGAGTATAAATACTTGGAAAGCTCAATTAAAAAAACTTCTCCAAAACTTGCTAAAGGGCCCCAATCACTGGAATGGAGATAGACCCGGTAAATATTCGGCACATATACTTGAGAAATACTGATCTGTTTATGCCTGAACATAGCTTTCACCAGTTCTTTTGCCAGTTCAACCGGTTGAAGTCTGGCTCCCCCTTTTTTAAAAGCCCCCGTAAATAGAAATTCAGCCATTCCTTCAAATCGAGCTAATAGGCTCATGGTTACCCTCCCTCCACTGTCGCCGAAGTTGACCACAGGCTGCTTCAATATCCGTCCCGCGCTCTTCCCGCACGGATACGGAAATTCCTCCGGCTTCCAACACTCGAGCAAACGTTTTTAGCTTTTCAAGATCAGGACGTTTCATCCCTGTTCCTGTTACCGGATTAACGGGAATCAAATTAACATGGCCTAATTGGCCTTTTAATAATCGTACGAAATCTTCTGCTTCAGTTTGATTGGCATTATCATCGGTCAACGCTACCTCAAAGGTTACTCGTCTTCGCGTAATACGGGAGTATTCCCGGCATGCTTCCATGAGCTGAGCCAAGGAATACCGCCGATTCATAGGAACCAAATCACTTCTTGCCCTATCATTAGCAGCATGCAAGGAAACGGCCAGTCCAACCTGAGGATTTTCCTGCGCTAATTGGAGGATTTGGGGAACGACACCACTTGTTGAGATAGTCATGCGCCGCATTCCGATATTTAATCCCTTCTCCTGATTCATAAGCTTAATCGCCCCAAGCACTTCCTCATAATTTAACAGGGGTTCACCCATTCCCATAAAGACAATGTTCGTCACTTGAAAATCAGGATCTTCCCGCCGGATAAAGTACGTTATATCCAAAACTTGGCCTACAATCTCTCCACTGGTTAAGTTTCTGCGGAAGCCCTCCATTCCCGTAGCACAGAAGGCGCATCCCACCGCACAGCCAACCTGGGTGGAGACACATACCGTATGCCTGTCTCTCGATTGTTCTCGAGCATAATCCATCAAAACGCATTCGATCATTTCCCCGTCATGAAGACGAAACAGATATTTTCGAGTTCCATCGACTGACCTCCGCTCTTTCAACAGTTCCGGCGGATGAAAACTCAAACGGGAGGATATCAGCTTGAGATCTCCCTTGCCAACATTTGCGATTTCATCCCAAGAACGCACTGCCTTTTGTTGCACCCAGTGGAATAACTGAGCTGCCCGAAAGCGTTTTAGACCAAGTTCCCCGCAAACTGTCTGCAGTATTTCTTCGGTGCAGCTTCGCAAATCGTACATTTCCATAATAGTTATTATTCACCCAATTCGTTCCAGTTAAACTTCACTCATAAGAAAACTTAACATAACGACCTTTCAATTTATCTAACCATGAATTCCCACTTTAATATGTGGGAGTGGTCCCCACTCTCTAAATAATGCTCATAAAAACTCAGGATCAAATACTCCATGGGGTTATCTCACGAACCGGTACGATGAAATTTTGCTATAAAAAATCCATCTGTGCCGTGACGCTGGGGTAAAAGCTGAAGCATTCCTTTTTTAGCTTGTTGAAGATCCCTAGGATCCTCAAGTTTAAAGGGCAGCGCATCAGCTAAGTTCACAGGCTCAAACTCAGGATGAGCTGAGCGAAACTTCTTGATTAATTCAAAGTTTTCCTCCGGTTCAATGGTACAGGTGGAATAAATTAAATCTCCTCCAACGTCTACACAGGAGGCGGCACGTTCTAAAATAGCAAGTTGAAGAACCGGCAAATCCTGAATGTCCCCTTCCGCTTTCTGCCAGCGCAGGTCTGATCTTCGCCGCAGCACACCCAAACCGGAACAAGGTGCATCCACCAAAACCCGTTGCTGAGAACAGGGTTCTATCCCCGTCAAATCCCGGGCATCACCTAAACGAGTTTCAATGCAGGTTATCCCTAACCGCTGCGCCAATTGTTCAATGAGCTCTAACTTATGAGTATGGACATCAAAGGCAACGATAACTCCCTCATCCTTCATCATTTGGGCCAGATGGGTCGTTTTGCCGCCCGGGGCGCTGCAGGCGTCCAGAACCCGCTGACCTGCTTCGGGCGAAACGACATGAGCGATTAATTGAGAACTTTCGTCTTGGACTGTAAAATAGCCCGCTTTAAAAGCTTCCAAACCTTCTATAGCGCCGAAATTTTGAATCCGCAAACTTTCAGGGACTCGTTCTCCGAATTCAACCAAAACTCCAGTTCCCATAAGCCGGTCCGCTAAATCCTGGCGTGAAATTTTGAGAGTATTGGTTCTGATCCAAGTCTGAGCGGGTTCATTATTGATCAGGCATAACGCTTCAGTCTCATCCTTTCCCCACCGTTTCAGCCAGCGCTGAATCATCCATTCAGGATGAGAATAACGAACAGAAAGATAACGAACCGTTTCCCGTTTGGCATCCGGCCAGGAAATATTCCAGCCATTAGCCAATACCTTGCGCAGAACAACGTTTACTAAGCCCGTAAATTTAGGAAAGGATTTGGCCAACTCCACACTTTCATTGACGGCGACGGCCATAGGAACCCTATCTACAAAGAGAAGTTGGAAAGCTCCGATTCGCAGAATAGCCCGAATTTCATGAGGAAGGGCTGACATGGGCTTGCTTAAATGAAGACGTAAGGCATAATCCAAGGTTAACTTATTCTTCAAAACCCCATTCACCAAGAGCGTAATAAATTGACGTTCCCGCGGGTCTGACAATTTAGCAAGGGTTCTCTGTAGTAAAAGATTGG is a window encoding:
- the rlmN gene encoding 23S rRNA (adenine(2503)-C(2))-methyltransferase RlmN, with translation MTIMEMYDLRSCTEEILQTVCGELGLKRFRAAQLFHWVQQKAVRSWDEIANVGKGDLKLISSRLSFHPPELLKERRSVDGTRKYLFRLHDGEMIECVLMDYAREQSRDRHTVCVSTQVGCAVGCAFCATGMEGFRRNLTSGEIVGQVLDITYFIRREDPDFQVTNIVFMGMGEPLLNYEEVLGAIKLMNQEKGLNIGMRRMTISTSGVVPQILQLAQENPQVGLAVSLHAANDRARSDLVPMNRRYSLAQLMEACREYSRITRRRVTFEVALTDDNANQTEAEDFVRLLKGQLGHVNLIPVNPVTGTGMKRPDLEKLKTFARVLEAGGISVSVREERGTDIEAACGQLRRQWREGNHEPISSI
- the rsmB gene encoding 16S rRNA (cytosine(967)-C(5))-methyltransferase RsmB, which codes for MTRETARGMAAQILTRVEVEGAYANLLLQRTLAKLSDPRERQFITLLVNGVLKNKLTLDYALRLHLSKPMSALPHEIRAILRIGAFQLLFVDRVPMAVAVNESVELAKSFPKFTGLVNVVLRKVLANGWNISWPDAKRETVRYLSVRYSHPEWMIQRWLKRWGKDETEALCLINNEPAQTWIRTNTLKISRQDLADRLMGTGVLVEFGERVPESLRIQNFGAIEGLEAFKAGYFTVQDESSQLIAHVVSPEAGQRVLDACSAPGGKTTHLAQMMKDEGVIVAFDVHTHKLELIEQLAQRLGITCIETRLGDARDLTGIEPCSQQRVLVDAPCSGLGVLRRRSDLRWQKAEGDIQDLPVLQLAILERAASCVDVGGDLIYSTCTIEPEENFELIKKFRSAHPEFEPVNLADALPFKLEDPRDLQQAKKGMLQLLPQRHGTDGFFIAKFHRTGS
- a CDS encoding FhaA domain-containing protein, whose protein sequence is MSLLARFEGMAEFLFTGAFKKGGARLQPVELAKELVKAMFRHKQISISQVYVPNIYRVYLHSSDWGPLASFGEVFLIELSKYLYSEATREGYTFLSKPAIELHSDDTVQPREMIVEVDFDDSIEVDWEDEEENENEFQKESNWRENTTIFRESVTTNSREADSPGRISDYFLEIIEGPDKGQSFKLGDHDVFIGRHGQCDIVLHDPEVSRRHLKITPGQNGWWLDDLGSTNGSFVNGQRITHQTVAPGDRIQMGLSLLVIQKVPLP